In Bacteroides coprosuis DSM 18011, the following are encoded in one genomic region:
- a CDS encoding TonB-dependent receptor plug (COGs: COG4206 Outer membrane cobalamin receptor protein~InterPro IPR012910:IPR000531~KEGG: dfe:Dfer_1453 TonB-dependent receptor~PFAM: TonB-dependent receptor, plug; TonB-dependent receptor, beta-barrel~SPTR: Putative uncharacterized protein;~IMG reference gene:2504106925~PFAM: TonB-dependent Receptor Plug Domain; TonB dependent receptor), with protein MKYVLLFLSFFFTIPAFSQSNYTISGQVKDTKGNPISQALIVDSKKNKGTYTNDKGYYQIDLQVGKNTLTATCFGYKDASTTLQVSRNEVVNFQLKEQPLLLQDVQVYGKSKSQQTREGVFAVNALDVKPIISNLNNLNTLVGRSSGIKVREDGGVGANFDLTINGLSGNAIRYFIDGVPLSSMGSGINLSNLPINIVDRIEVYKGSVPVELGSDALGGAINIITKNDIQDYLDVSYGIGSFDTHKADLSGQYTLAKTGIIIKPTLGLNFSKNNYKMKNVEVWNKEEQEFQEIDTKRFHDKYFSAFGKVEVGVTRKRWADSFFISASASSINKQLQTGSVQTFVYGKAKRENEAYTLAAHYKKQNFIVRKLAADLTLSHSWDKSMVVDTAYRKYSWDGSYQESSRNEILGRGKSIRHIKRPKTHLRSNFNYKLNPSHNLNLNYLLNRTSNDRYDELDEEFEPSKDKLTKHIIGLSYQQNFWKEKLSNTFFAKNYINHLSIGQTDLSWITGSKDVPQSSTTNNWGYGLASRLNIFQALAIKASYEHSVRLPLSREYLGNGTTIYPNFSLKPENSNNINFGLFGSIGSPNAHQLTYEGNYFIRDVKDYIRLVVTDAEGTSQYSNVKNVKINGVEGELRYDYADIIQVVLNGTYVDEKNTSKYMLNGKPDITYKNRIPNHPWLYSNFECSYKLKNLFGNADNHLKLAYYFQYVHWFYLTWEGYGSLESKSTIPTQCTSDLQLSYSFHQNRYNVSLECNNIFDKLVYDNFMLQKPGRSFFCKFRLFIN; from the coding sequence ATGAAATACGTTCTACTCTTTTTATCCTTTTTCTTCACTATTCCTGCTTTCTCTCAAAGTAATTATACGATTTCGGGACAAGTAAAAGACACCAAAGGCAACCCTATTTCTCAAGCTCTTATCGTGGATAGTAAAAAGAATAAAGGTACTTATACTAACGATAAAGGATATTATCAGATTGATCTACAAGTTGGTAAAAACACTCTTACTGCCACTTGCTTTGGCTATAAAGATGCTTCTACAACTCTTCAGGTAAGTAGAAATGAGGTAGTAAACTTTCAATTGAAGGAGCAACCTCTCCTACTCCAAGATGTACAAGTTTATGGGAAGTCGAAGAGCCAGCAAACCCGTGAAGGAGTTTTTGCCGTGAATGCCCTTGATGTGAAACCCATCATCAGCAACCTGAATAATCTCAACACTTTAGTGGGAAGAAGTTCGGGTATTAAAGTACGTGAAGATGGGGGTGTAGGTGCCAATTTTGATTTAACTATCAATGGTTTATCGGGCAATGCCATACGCTATTTTATTGATGGTGTGCCTCTTTCATCTATGGGAAGTGGCATCAATTTATCCAATTTACCAATCAACATTGTAGATCGTATTGAAGTTTATAAGGGTTCTGTACCTGTTGAACTAGGTTCTGATGCTCTAGGTGGAGCAATCAATATCATCACCAAAAATGATATACAAGATTACTTAGATGTTTCCTATGGGATAGGTTCATTTGATACGCACAAAGCCGACTTGAGTGGACAATATACTCTTGCTAAAACAGGTATTATCATAAAGCCAACTCTAGGACTCAACTTTTCCAAGAACAACTATAAGATGAAGAATGTAGAAGTATGGAACAAAGAAGAACAAGAATTTCAAGAAATAGATACGAAGCGTTTTCACGACAAATACTTCTCTGCCTTTGGAAAGGTTGAAGTTGGGGTTACTCGCAAAAGATGGGCAGATAGTTTCTTCATTTCTGCTTCAGCCTCATCTATCAATAAGCAACTCCAAACGGGTTCGGTACAAACATTTGTTTACGGTAAAGCAAAGAGAGAGAATGAGGCTTACACCCTTGCTGCTCATTATAAAAAACAAAACTTTATTGTTCGCAAATTAGCAGCAGATCTCACTCTATCGCACTCGTGGGATAAATCTATGGTAGTAGATACTGCCTACAGAAAATACAGTTGGGATGGTAGTTACCAAGAGAGTTCAAGAAATGAAATATTAGGAAGAGGAAAGTCTATCCGACATATCAAACGACCCAAAACTCATCTTCGTTCCAACTTTAATTACAAGTTGAACCCTAGTCATAATCTAAACTTAAATTATCTCTTAAACCGAACAAGTAACGACAGATATGATGAGCTAGATGAAGAGTTTGAACCCTCAAAGGATAAGTTAACAAAACACATTATAGGGTTATCTTATCAACAGAATTTCTGGAAAGAGAAGTTATCTAATACCTTTTTCGCAAAGAATTATATCAACCACCTATCAATAGGGCAAACTGATTTGTCGTGGATTACAGGTTCTAAAGATGTTCCACAATCTTCTACAACCAACAACTGGGGTTATGGACTAGCTAGCCGATTGAATATCTTTCAAGCCTTGGCCATCAAGGCTTCTTATGAGCATAGTGTACGCCTTCCTCTTTCCAGAGAATATCTGGGTAATGGAACAACAATCTATCCCAATTTCAGTCTAAAGCCTGAAAACAGTAATAATATAAATTTCGGACTCTTTGGTTCGATAGGTTCGCCTAATGCACATCAGCTCACTTATGAAGGCAATTATTTTATTCGAGATGTAAAAGATTATATCCGACTAGTGGTGACAGATGCAGAAGGAACAAGTCAGTATAGCAACGTAAAAAACGTAAAGATTAATGGCGTTGAAGGTGAGCTAAGATACGATTATGCAGACATCATACAGGTGGTACTCAATGGCACTTACGTAGATGAGAAGAACACTTCTAAGTATATGCTCAATGGCAAACCTGATATTACTTATAAGAACAGAATCCCCAATCACCCATGGCTATACAGCAATTTTGAATGCAGCTATAAGTTAAAAAACTTATTTGGCAATGCAGACAATCATTTAAAGTTGGCTTATTACTTTCAATACGTGCATTGGTTTTACCTTACGTGGGAAGGGTATGGCTCTTTGGAAAGTAAATCGACTATCCCTACACAATGTACTAGCGATCTGCAATTATCATACTCTTTCCACCAAAACAGATACAATGTATCGCTTGAGTGCAATAATATATTCGACAAATTGGTTTACGACAATTTCATGTTGCAGAAACCTGGTCGTTCTTTCTTTTGCAAATTCAGACTATTTATAAATTAA
- a CDS encoding urocanate hydratase (COGs: COG2987 Urocanate hydratase~InterPro IPR000193~KEGG: bth:BT_2694 urocanate hydratase~PFAM: Urocanase~PRIAM: Urocanate hydratase~SPTR: Urocanate hydratase;~TIGRFAM: Urocanase~IMG reference gene:2504106926~PFAM: Urocanase~TIGRFAM: urocanate hydratase), with translation MNISLSTELPKYPSFVEGMRRAPNRGYTLTKAQTEIALKNALRYIPKNLHKELAPEFLEELHTHGRIYGYRYRPQGDLKAKSIDEYKGKCVEGKAFQVMIDNNLCFDVALYPYELVTYGETGQVCQNWMQYQLIKQYLEVLTEDQTLVLESGHPLGLFKSKPEAPRVILTNSMMIGMFDNQHDWHIAAQMGVANYGQMTAGGWMYIGPQGIVHGTFNTLLNAGRMKLGVPEDGDLRGHLFVSSGLGGMSGAQPKAAEISGATAIIAEVDSSRIQTRYDQGWVSHIAEEIPEAFRLAQESMAKKEASSIAYHGNIVDLLEYAVENNIHIELLSDQTSCHAVYEGGYCPVGISFEERTRLLEENPKKFNQLVDETLVRHFHVIEKLVAKGTYFFDYGNSFMKAIYDAGVKEISKNGIDEKDGFIWPSYVEDIMGPKLFDYGYGPFRWVCLSGKKEDLHKTDEAAMACIDKDRRGQDMDNYIWIRDAEKNQLVVGTQARILYQDALGRMNIALKFNEMVRNGEVGPIMLGRDHHDVSGTDSPFRETSNIKDGSNVMADMAVQCFAGNCARGMSLVALHNGGGVGIGKSVNGGFGMVCDGSRRVDEILKSAMIWDVMGGVARRSWARNEHAIETSEEFNQTHSDYYHITMPYVADDELIKDLIK, from the coding sequence ATGAATATATCACTATCAACCGAACTACCTAAATACCCTAGTTTTGTTGAGGGTATGAGACGTGCTCCCAATAGGGGATACACGCTTACAAAAGCACAGACAGAAATAGCGTTAAAAAATGCATTACGCTATATTCCTAAAAACTTACATAAAGAGTTAGCTCCTGAATTCTTAGAAGAGCTTCATACTCATGGTAGAATTTATGGATACCGATACAGACCTCAAGGAGATTTAAAGGCTAAATCGATTGATGAATATAAAGGTAAATGTGTAGAAGGAAAAGCCTTTCAAGTCATGATTGATAATAATCTTTGCTTCGATGTGGCTCTATATCCTTATGAATTGGTAACCTACGGTGAAACGGGTCAGGTATGCCAAAACTGGATGCAATACCAACTAATAAAACAATATCTTGAAGTACTAACCGAAGATCAGACACTTGTATTAGAATCTGGACATCCTCTAGGCTTATTTAAATCGAAACCAGAGGCTCCAAGAGTAATCCTTACCAACTCAATGATGATTGGTATGTTTGATAATCAGCACGATTGGCACATTGCTGCACAAATGGGTGTAGCCAATTATGGTCAGATGACTGCTGGTGGATGGATGTATATCGGACCTCAAGGAATTGTTCACGGAACATTTAATACATTGCTAAATGCGGGTAGAATGAAACTAGGTGTACCCGAGGATGGAGATTTGAGAGGACACTTATTTGTCTCTTCTGGACTAGGAGGTATGAGTGGAGCTCAACCCAAAGCAGCAGAAATATCAGGTGCTACAGCCATTATTGCTGAAGTTGACTCTTCTCGAATACAAACTCGTTATGATCAAGGTTGGGTAAGCCATATTGCCGAAGAAATTCCAGAAGCTTTCCGTTTAGCCCAAGAATCTATGGCTAAGAAAGAAGCTAGTTCTATAGCTTATCATGGTAATATTGTTGATTTACTAGAATACGCTGTAGAAAACAATATTCATATCGAACTTTTATCAGACCAAACTTCTTGTCATGCTGTGTATGAGGGAGGTTACTGTCCTGTGGGCATTAGCTTTGAAGAGAGAACTCGTTTATTAGAAGAAAATCCTAAGAAATTCAATCAGTTGGTAGATGAAACATTGGTTCGCCACTTCCATGTAATTGAGAAGTTAGTAGCCAAAGGAACCTACTTCTTCGATTATGGAAACTCTTTTATGAAAGCTATTTATGATGCTGGTGTAAAAGAAATCTCCAAGAATGGAATAGATGAAAAAGATGGATTTATCTGGCCTAGTTATGTAGAAGATATTATGGGTCCTAAACTATTTGATTATGGATATGGTCCATTCCGTTGGGTATGCCTAAGTGGAAAGAAAGAAGACCTTCATAAAACGGATGAGGCGGCTATGGCTTGCATCGACAAAGATAGAAGAGGACAGGATATGGATAACTATATCTGGATTAGAGATGCAGAAAAAAATCAATTAGTTGTAGGTACTCAAGCCCGTATTCTTTATCAAGATGCTTTAGGTAGAATGAATATTGCATTGAAGTTTAATGAAATGGTACGTAATGGTGAAGTTGGACCTATCATGTTAGGTAGAGATCATCACGACGTGAGTGGTACCGATTCTCCATTTAGAGAAACATCAAATATCAAAGACGGAAGTAATGTGATGGCTGATATGGCTGTACAATGCTTTGCCGGTAACTGTGCTCGAGGTATGAGTTTAGTAGCCCTTCACAATGGTGGTGGAGTAGGTATCGGAAAGTCTGTTAACGGAGGTTTTGGAATGGTATGCGATGGAAGTCGCCGTGTAGATGAAATCCTGAAATCGGCTATGATTTGGGACGTTATGGGAGGTGTAGCTCGTCGTTCATGGGCACGTAATGAACACGCTATTGAAACAAGCGAAGAGTTTAATCAAACCCACAGTGATTACTACCACATCACCATGCCTTATGTAGCAGATGATGAGTTAATCAAAGATCTTATCAAATAA
- a CDS encoding glutamate formiminotransferase (COGs: COG3643 Glutamate formiminotransferase~InterPro IPR004227:IPR012886:IPR013802~KEGG: bth:BT_2693 formiminotransferase-cyclodeaminase~PFAM: Formiminotransferase, N-terminal subdomain; Formiminotransferase, C-terminal subdomain~PRIAM: Glutamate formimidoyltransferase~SPTR: Formiminotransferase-cyclodeaminase;~TIGRFAM: Formiminotransferase catalytic domain~IMG reference gene:2504106927~PFAM: Formiminotransferase domain, N-terminal subdomain; Formiminotransferase domain~TIGRFAM: glutamate formiminotransferase), with amino-acid sequence MTWTKIVECVPNFSEGRDLDKVEKIVSAFRGKEGVKLLDYSSDQDHNRTVVTVVGEPEALKKAVVEAAKLAIELIDLNKHEGQHPRMGAVDVIPFIPIKNVDMDEAIEMSKAVGKILGEELKFPVFLYEKSASAPHRENLAKVRKGQFEGMAEKIKEPEWHPDFGPAERHPTAGTVAVGARMPLVAFNVNLNTSDLEIATQIGKNIRHINGGLRFVKAMGVELHERHITQVSMNLTDYTRTAIYRVFELIRIEARRYGVSIVGSEVIGLIPMAALIDTAEYYLGIENFSMDQVLESRIME; translated from the coding sequence ATGACCTGGACAAAAATAGTTGAATGCGTTCCAAACTTTAGTGAAGGAAGAGATTTAGATAAAGTAGAAAAAATAGTTTCTGCTTTCCGTGGAAAAGAAGGAGTTAAACTGCTAGATTATAGTAGTGATCAAGATCATAACCGTACAGTAGTTACTGTGGTGGGCGAGCCCGAGGCTCTTAAAAAGGCTGTGGTTGAAGCAGCTAAACTAGCTATCGAGTTGATCGATTTAAATAAACATGAAGGTCAGCACCCTAGAATGGGAGCAGTAGATGTAATTCCATTTATCCCTATCAAAAATGTAGATATGGATGAGGCTATTGAAATGTCAAAAGCGGTAGGAAAGATTCTAGGAGAAGAGTTGAAGTTCCCTGTTTTCTTGTATGAAAAATCTGCTTCTGCTCCACATCGTGAAAATCTGGCTAAAGTAAGAAAAGGTCAGTTTGAAGGTATGGCAGAGAAGATCAAAGAACCCGAGTGGCATCCTGATTTTGGTCCAGCAGAACGTCACCCTACAGCAGGAACAGTAGCAGTAGGTGCTCGTATGCCTCTAGTTGCTTTCAATGTGAACTTGAATACTTCTGATTTGGAAATTGCTACTCAGATTGGTAAGAACATCAGACATATTAATGGTGGACTTCGTTTTGTTAAAGCAATGGGAGTAGAATTACACGAACGCCATATTACTCAAGTTTCGATGAACTTGACCGATTATACACGCACAGCTATTTATAGAGTATTTGAACTGATTCGTATTGAAGCTCGCCGCTATGGAGTATCTATTGTGGGAAGTGAAGTAATTGGTTTAATTCCAATGGCTGCATTGATAGATACAGCAGAATACTATTTAGGCATAGAAAACTTCAGCATGGACCAAGTTCTTGAATCAAGAATAATGGAATAA
- a CDS encoding Imidazolonepropionase (COGs: COG1228 Imidazolonepropionase and related amidohydrolase~HAMAP: Imidazolonepropionase~InterPro IPR005920:IPR006680~KEGG: bth:BT_2692 imidazolonepropionase~PFAM: Amidohydrolase 1~PRIAM: Imidazolonepropionase~SPTR: Imidazolonepropionase;~TIGRFAM: Imidazolonepropionase~IMG reference gene:2504106928~PFAM: Amidohydrolase family~TIGRFAM: imidazolonepropionase) — protein MKENLIIRHAHIVTPKGTSALKGEQMSQLESISNGVIEITDGIITYVGTEADYKQAESKKDFQVLDVKGKCVLPGFVDSHTHFIFGGERSEEFSWRLKGESYMSIMNKGGGIMNTVRATRTCSFEDLKNKSKIFLDRMTEMGVTTVEGKSGYGLDKDTELLQLQVMHELNEDPDVFVDIITTFLGAHALPVEYAGKTQEYIEFMNKEVLPVVKEKNLAEFVDVFCEKGVFSIEESRQILSAAKALGFKLKLHADEIVSLGGAELAAELGAFSADHLLHASDQGIKDMADKNVVATLLPLTAFALKEEFARGREMIDSGCAVALATDLNPGSCFSGSIPLTIALSCIYMKLSIEETITALTLNGAAAIDRADKIGSIEKGKAGDLIVLMSDDYYVLPYYIGMNTVQTTIKGGKIIPQN, from the coding sequence ATGAAAGAAAACTTAATAATACGTCATGCACATATTGTTACCCCAAAAGGAACATCTGCTCTAAAAGGAGAGCAGATGTCTCAATTGGAATCAATATCCAATGGTGTAATAGAAATAACAGATGGTATAATAACTTATGTAGGAACAGAAGCCGATTACAAGCAAGCCGAAAGCAAAAAAGATTTTCAGGTTTTAGATGTAAAAGGAAAATGCGTATTGCCAGGCTTTGTCGATTCTCATACTCACTTTATCTTTGGGGGAGAACGCTCAGAAGAATTCTCTTGGAGATTGAAGGGTGAAAGCTATATGTCTATCATGAATAAGGGTGGGGGGATAATGAACACTGTTCGTGCAACCCGAACTTGCTCTTTTGAAGATTTAAAGAATAAGAGTAAAATCTTCTTAGATAGAATGACAGAGATGGGAGTTACCACAGTAGAAGGTAAGAGTGGTTATGGCTTAGACAAAGACACCGAACTCCTTCAACTGCAAGTAATGCATGAGTTAAATGAAGATCCAGATGTCTTTGTAGATATCATCACGACCTTTCTTGGAGCACATGCCTTGCCTGTTGAATATGCAGGAAAAACGCAAGAGTACATCGAGTTTATGAATAAAGAAGTCCTTCCCGTTGTCAAAGAGAAGAACTTAGCTGAGTTTGTAGATGTCTTTTGTGAAAAAGGAGTTTTCTCTATTGAGGAATCTCGACAGATATTGAGTGCTGCAAAGGCTTTGGGCTTCAAACTCAAACTTCATGCAGATGAAATTGTATCTCTTGGTGGTGCCGAACTGGCTGCCGAGTTAGGTGCTTTCTCTGCAGATCATCTTCTCCATGCTTCAGATCAAGGAATCAAAGATATGGCAGATAAAAATGTGGTTGCGACACTATTGCCACTTACTGCTTTTGCTTTGAAAGAAGAGTTTGCTAGAGGTCGTGAAATGATTGATAGCGGATGTGCAGTAGCCTTGGCTACAGATTTAAATCCAGGAAGCTGCTTCTCTGGCTCTATTCCTTTAACTATTGCTTTATCATGTATCTACATGAAACTAAGCATAGAGGAAACCATTACTGCATTGACTCTAAATGGAGCGGCAGCCATTGATAGAGCAGATAAAATAGGAAGTATAGAAAAAGGTAAAGCAGGAGATTTAATTGTGCTTATGAGCGATGATTACTATGTACTGCCTTACTATATAGGAATGAACACTGTACAAACTACGATAAAAGGAGGTAAGATAATACCTCAAAACTAA
- a CDS encoding Formiminotransferase-cyclodeaminase (COGs: COG3404 Methenyl tetrahydrofolate cyclohydrolase~InterPro IPR007044~KEGG: bth:BT_2691 methenyltetrahydrofolate cyclohydrolase~PFAM: Cyclodeaminase/cyclohydrolase~SPTR: Methenyltetrahydrofolate cyclohydrolase;~IMG reference gene:2504106929~PFAM: Formiminotransferase-cyclodeaminase), which produces MENKLVDLTVKGFLDKVAGNDPVPGGGSVSAFYGAVASSLAAMVGGLTVGKKKYAEYNDIMEDTIKCMKAYQQEFLTLIDKDSDAYHKVFNCFKMPKETDEEKAKKSQAIQEGTLYAAEVPLEVAKKALEIMDMIETVVKFGNQNAVTDGCIAMMSARNAVLGAALNVRINLGGLKDTAKAKELENEVVALENQAIAREEKLRTQVTKDLYL; this is translated from the coding sequence ATGGAAAACAAACTTGTAGACTTAACCGTCAAAGGATTTTTAGATAAAGTGGCAGGGAATGATCCTGTGCCAGGAGGAGGTAGTGTTTCTGCTTTTTATGGAGCAGTAGCTTCTTCTTTAGCTGCTATGGTTGGTGGCCTTACTGTAGGTAAGAAAAAGTATGCAGAATACAATGATATCATGGAAGATACCATTAAATGTATGAAAGCTTACCAACAAGAATTTCTTACTCTGATTGATAAGGATTCTGATGCGTATCATAAAGTATTCAATTGCTTTAAGATGCCTAAAGAAACAGACGAAGAAAAAGCAAAAAAAAGTCAGGCAATCCAGGAAGGTACCTTATATGCAGCAGAAGTTCCATTGGAAGTAGCTAAGAAGGCTCTTGAAATAATGGATATGATTGAAACTGTTGTCAAATTTGGTAATCAAAATGCAGTTACAGATGGATGTATCGCTATGATGTCTGCCCGTAATGCTGTTTTGGGTGCTGCTTTAAATGTGCGTATCAATCTAGGAGGATTAAAAGATACTGCAAAAGCCAAAGAGCTAGAAAATGAAGTAGTAGCTCTAGAAAACCAAGCAATAGCAAGAGAAGAAAAACTAAGAACTCAAGTCACTAAAGATCTTTACTTATGA
- a CDS encoding histidine ammonia-lyase (COGs: COG2986 Histidine ammonia-lyase~InterPro IPR005921:IPR001106~KEGG: bvu:BVU_0338 histidine ammonia-lyase~PFAM: Phenylalanine/histidine ammonia-lyase~PRIAM: Histidine ammonia-lyase~SPTR: Putative uncharacterized protein;~TIGRFAM: Histidine ammonia-lyase~IMG reference gene:2504106930~PFAM: Phenylalanine and histidine ammonia-lyase~TIGRFAM: histidine ammonia-lyase) yields MKNVYSVGSSELTFELIEQVLSENIKLKLHPDAVQRIQKCRDYLDEKIKESDVPVYGITTGFGSLCDKSISLDQLSTLQENLVKSHACSVGKEVPREVVKLMLFFKAHALSLGHSGVQVLTVERIIDFFNNDILPIVYDRGSLGASGDLAPLANLFLPLIGEGEVYYKGEKKCSKEVLKEMGWEPVELQSKEGLALLNGTQFMSANGTYAILRAFRLAKISDLLGALSLEGFDGRLDPFFDCIQQVRPHQGQIETAQNIRNILEGSEMIKQHKVCVQDPYSFRCIPQVHGASKDAIRYVASVLLTELNSVTDNPTIFPDEDKIISGGNFHGQPLAIVYDFLAIALAELGNISERRVAQLIWGLRGLPEFLVANPGLNSGMMIPQYAAASMVSQNKMYCFSASSDSIVSSNGQEDHVSMGANAATKLAKIIENLDLIFGIELLNASQAIEFRRPLKTSPMLEDLLVKYRKVVPFIEDDIVMYDAINKSKSFLKTYKLEF; encoded by the coding sequence ATGAAAAATGTCTATTCTGTAGGTAGTTCAGAATTAACTTTCGAGTTAATAGAACAAGTTCTCTCTGAGAACATTAAATTAAAACTACACCCCGATGCTGTACAACGCATCCAAAAATGCCGCGATTACTTAGATGAAAAGATTAAAGAATCGGATGTCCCTGTATATGGTATTACAACGGGCTTCGGCTCTCTATGCGATAAAAGCATCTCTTTAGATCAATTGAGTACTTTACAAGAGAACTTAGTAAAAAGCCACGCTTGTAGTGTGGGTAAAGAAGTGCCACGAGAAGTGGTGAAGCTTATGCTTTTCTTCAAAGCTCATGCTCTATCACTAGGTCATAGTGGTGTGCAGGTGCTTACTGTAGAAAGAATTATCGATTTCTTTAATAATGATATTCTTCCTATTGTTTACGATAGAGGTTCATTGGGTGCATCGGGCGATTTAGCTCCTTTGGCTAATCTGTTTTTACCTTTGATAGGTGAGGGCGAAGTATATTATAAAGGAGAAAAGAAATGCTCTAAAGAAGTACTAAAAGAAATGGGTTGGGAACCTGTTGAACTTCAAAGTAAAGAGGGTTTGGCTCTATTGAATGGAACTCAGTTTATGAGTGCTAATGGTACTTACGCAATACTAAGAGCATTCCGTTTAGCTAAGATTTCAGATTTACTAGGGGCTCTTTCATTAGAGGGCTTTGATGGTAGATTAGATCCTTTCTTCGATTGTATTCAGCAAGTAAGGCCTCATCAAGGACAGATTGAAACAGCACAAAATATCCGAAATATATTAGAGGGAAGTGAGATGATTAAACAGCACAAAGTATGTGTGCAAGATCCTTACTCTTTCCGTTGTATACCTCAAGTACATGGAGCTTCAAAAGATGCTATTCGCTATGTTGCTTCCGTACTCTTAACAGAATTGAACTCAGTAACCGATAATCCAACTATCTTCCCAGATGAAGACAAAATTATATCGGGTGGAAACTTCCATGGACAACCTCTTGCGATAGTCTATGATTTCCTTGCAATTGCTTTGGCAGAACTAGGAAATATCTCAGAACGAAGAGTAGCTCAGCTGATATGGGGTTTACGAGGATTACCAGAATTCTTAGTTGCCAATCCAGGATTGAATTCAGGCATGATGATACCTCAATATGCTGCGGCATCTATGGTGAGCCAGAATAAAATGTATTGCTTCTCGGCATCTTCCGACTCCATTGTTTCTTCCAATGGGCAAGAAGACCATGTGAGTATGGGTGCTAATGCAGCAACAAAATTGGCTAAAATAATAGAGAACTTAGATTTGATTTTTGGTATAGAATTACTCAATGCCTCACAAGCCATAGAGTTTAGACGTCCATTAAAGACTTCTCCTATGCTCGAAGACTTGTTAGTGAAGTATCGTAAAGTAGTACCTTTCATTGAAGATGATATCGTGATGTACGATGCCATAAATAAATCGAAGAGCTTCTTAAAAACTTATAAATTAGAATTTTAA
- a CDS encoding hypothetical protein (KEGG: sde:Sde_2790 hypothetical protein~SPTR: Putative TonB-related protein;~IMG reference gene:2504106932): MKVKNINGPENYYYPKGCKSWIEFWEKKKKPIQLVINCPACNTTIRQDKVEAAHVHKAEGKDNAEYIVPVCEHCSTRDSIYSVKDSLLLAVPE; the protein is encoded by the coding sequence ATGAAAGTTAAAAACATTAATGGTCCTGAGAATTACTACTATCCAAAAGGATGTAAATCTTGGATTGAATTTTGGGAAAAGAAAAAGAAACCCATCCAATTAGTAATTAACTGTCCTGCCTGTAACACGACCATACGACAAGACAAAGTAGAAGCAGCCCATGTACATAAAGCTGAAGGAAAAGATAATGCAGAATACATAGTTCCTGTATGTGAACACTGCTCAACCAGAGACAGTATCTATAGTGTAAAAGATTCCCTACTCTTAGCAGTACCAGAATAG